The following coding sequences lie in one Danio rerio strain Tuebingen ecotype United States chromosome 3, GRCz12tu, whole genome shotgun sequence genomic window:
- the dnase1 gene encoding deoxyribonuclease-1: MKFIITLGVLLVSVHIGSSFLIGAFNIKSFGNSKVSNATLLDIITKVVHRYDIILIQEVRDSDLSATSKLMDSVNGGSSPYQYDYIASEPLGRNTYKERYLFVYRSESVSAVNSFHYDDGCEPCGTDTFNREPFVVMFSSKTAVRDFALVPQHTSPEVAVQEIDALHDVVLDTRQRLNTNNIMLLGDFNAGCRYVSNSAWANIRLRTDQSYTWLIPDSADTTVTHTNCPYDRIVATPDMMRGVAPGSAQVFDFMEAHGLSQDWALAVSDHFPVEVKLM; encoded by the exons ATGAAGTTTATAATTACTCTAGGTGTGCTCCTGGTCTCTGTCCACATTGGAAGCTCATTTCTGATTGGAGCATTTAACATCAAATCCTTTGGGAACTCAAAAGTGTCTAACGCCACTCTGCTTGACATCATTACCAAG gTGGTGCACCGGTATGACATCATACTCATTCAAGAAGTGCGAGACAGTGACCTCTCCGCAACATCTAAACTGATGGACAGTGTGAATGG AGGCTCCTCGCCGTATCAATATGATTACATTGCCAGTGAGCCATTGGGTAGGAACACATACAAAGAGAGATACCTCTTTGTTTACAG GAGTGAGTCGGTGTCTGCCGTAAACAGTTTCCATTATGATGATGGATGTGAACCGTGTGGAACAGACACATTCAACAGAGAACCATTTGTGGTGATGTTCTCTTCTAAAACAG ctgtCCGAGACTTTGCTCTCGTTCCTCAACACACATCCCCAGAAGTGGCTGTGCAGGAAATCGATGCTCTGCATGATGTCGTCTTGGACACTAGACAGCGTCTGAACACAAAT aACATCATGCTTTTGGGAGACTTCAATGCTGGCTGCAGGTATGTTTCCAATTCAGCTTGGGCCAATATCCGGCTCCGCACTGACCAGAGTTACACCTGGCTCATCCCAGACAGTGCGGACACCAccgtcacacacacaaactgcccTTATGACAG GATCGTGGCGACTCCTGACATGATGAGAGGAGTGGCTCCAGGATCAGCGCAGGTCTTTGACTTCATGGAGGCTCATGGATTGAGCCAGGACTGG GCACTGGCAGTAAGCGATCACTTTCCAGTTGAGGTCAAGCTCATGTGA